The DNA window CTCTGTTCGAGCAGGAAGCGGCGCAAAGCGGTTCCACACAAATACAAAACGATGTCGTTCAGCGAGCCGCCGGAGGCGTGCGCCAATGCTTTAATACGGTCCACTGCATAGTGTTGGGTAGCGAGCCGACGCTGGCCTTTTACCCGGTGGTTCAGAATGGATACCGGTCCGGTAAACGGAGCCGTTAAACCATCTTCCGGGTGCAATGCAGACTTGGCCAGGCGATTGCCCGCTTGCCACAACTGAGGCGCCATATCGACTTGAAGCTTCAAGGCATCCATGGCTTGAGATAAAGCGCCGGGTACGCTGGCCTCCCGGTCACCTTTGTGGGCTCTGCGCTTTTTTGGCTGGACCGCCCAAGGTGGTGGCATGTTCCGAAGATCCGGATCGGTTGTCAGGACGCGCTGCATCAGGCGCACACCGCTGATGCCATCAATCATTGAGTGATGCATTTTGGTGTACAGCGCAAACCGATTGTTCTCCAGCCCTTCAATAACATGGCATTCCCAGAGTGGTCGGGCAAAATCCAGAGGGTTGGAGTGAAGGCGCGATACCAGAATACCGAGTTCCCGTTCACCGCCAGGGCGGGGGAGCGCAGAATGCCTGACGTGATAATCAAGGTCGATGTCTTTATCTTTTTTCCATGCGGGAGCAATCACTCTGCCGAGAAAACCGGACCAGGCCAGTTTGTCGCCCCAAGGCGCAGCCACAGTGTGTGACCCTTTCATGCGCAGCACCATGTCTCGTAGATAGGTGTCCGGTGCCCCTTCGGGCAATGAAAAGATCTGTAGGTTGCCCACATGCATGGGGGTGTCTTCAGATTCTACGGCTAACCAAGACGCATCCAGGGTGTTGAGGCGTGCCATTCCTTTGTACTCTCCGTCAAAATGTTATTTTTAATTATGAGCGTTAGTATACCGACTAGTAGACGGCACCTCGATGAAAAGCGTTCCGTAAAGAACACTCTTTTTTTGCGTTTTAAGCTATAAGTTAAGGGGGTAAACCTCAATCAGTCGCTATCGGCAGGCTGAGGTGGACAACGGTGAGTGTTTTGTACCTTGCCGTTGTCCACGGTTTCGAGGAAAACGTCGAAACCCCAAAGCCGGTGAACGTGACGGAGCACCTCATCGGTGTGTTTGTCTAAAGGGATATGATCCACCGGGATGTGCCGCAGTGTTAGTGAGCGGTCGCCTCGTACATCCACATTCCAAACCTGAATGTTCGGTTCCCGATAGCTCAAGTTGTATTGTCCGGCCAGTTTTTCGCGCAGTGCCCGGTAGCCGGTTTCATCGTGAATGGCGGTGACTGTGTAGTGGTTTTCGTTATCGTCGTCTTCGATGGCGAACAATTTGAGATCCCGCATGACCTTAGGTGAAAGGTATTGCAGAATGAAGCTCTCGTCTTTGAAATTCCGCATGGCGAAATGAAGGGTTTCCAGCCAGTCGCTACCGGCGATGTCCGGGAACCACTCGCGGTCCTCATCGGTGGGGTTTTCGCACATCCGCCGCAAATCTGTGTAGATTGAGAAGCCAAGCGTGTAAGGGTTGATGCCTGAATACCAAGGGCTGTTGAACGGAGGTTGGTAAACAACCGATGTGTGGCTTTGCAGGAATTCCAGCATGAAGCCATCATTCACCAGACCTTTTGCGTACAAGCGGTGCAGCAGGGTGTAGTGCCAAAAGCTGGCCCAGCCCTCGTTCATGACCTGAGTTTGGCGCTGTGGGTAAAAGTATTGCGCCAGCTTCCGTACGATTCGTACCAGTTCCCGTTGCCAGGTTTCCAGTAAAGGCGCGTTCTTTTCGATGAAGTAAAGCAGGTTTTCTTGTGGCTCAGAGGGGAACCGTGGCTTGCGTTTGATCGGGTCGTCTTCTTCCGCTTTCGGAATCGTGCGCCATAGGTCGTTAATCCGCCGTTGTTGGTATTCCTCTCTTTCGGTTTGCCTGAGAATTTCTTCCTCTGCAGAAATAGGAGACGGGCGCTTGTAGCGGTCTACGCCATAGTTCATCAGAGCATGACAGGAGTCGAGAATCTCTTCGACTGCATCAATGCCATGGCGCTCTTCGCATTCAGACACATAGTTTCGGGCGAACACCAGATAATCGATGATGGCGTTTGCGTCTGTCCAGGTACGGAACAGATAATTGCCTTTGAAAAACGAGTTATGCCCGTAGCTTGCATGGGCGACAACCAACGCCTGCATCGGTAAGGTGTTCTCCTCCATCAGGTAGGCGATGCAGGGGTTGGAGTTGATCACAATCTCATAGGCCAATCCCATCTGGCCGCGCTGGTAGCCCTTGGACGTTTGCAGAAATTGCTTGCCGAAGGACCAGTGGTTATAACCGACCGGCATGCCCACGGAACTGTAGGCATCCATCATTTGTTCGGCGGTGATCACCTCGATTTGGTTGGGGTAAGTATCCAGACCAAATTCGGCGGCACATTCGGCGATGGCTTCATCGTATTTTTGGATCAGCTCAAACGTCCATTCCGAAGTGGTCGAAATGAGTGTGCCGACTTTGGGCTCAAGGCCTCCCGTATCATTGGGGCGGTCAATTGATTCATTCATGCAGCTTTCCTCTCGAACAGCTTCCGGAAAACCGGGTATATGTCCGCTGGGTCAGCAATCTGTTGCATGGCAAAGCTTTGCGGGTGCTCGGCCATGAGCTTTTCGTATTCATACCAGAGCGTTTGATGGTCCAGCGGTGTGATCTCGATGTAAGAGTAGTATTGCACTTGGGGCAAAATGCCCTCTGCCAACAGCTTGCCGCAGGTGGGTGAGTCATCGTTCCAGTTGTCGCCATCGGAGGCCTGCGCCGCGTAGATGTTCCATTCCGCAGGGGAGTATCTGTCGTCGATGATTTTACGCATCAACTTCAGGGCGCTTGAAACAATGGTGCCGCCTGTCTCGCGAGAGTAGAAAAACTCTTCCTCCGTGACCTCTTTCGCGCTGGTGTGGTGGCGAATAAACACTACGTCGATTTTCTTGTAGTTCTTTTTCAAGAACATGTAGAGAAGGATGAAAAAGCGCTTAGCGATGTCTTTGTGCATCTGGGTCATCGAGCCAGACACATCCATCAGACAGAACATCACCGCACTGGTTGCCGGCTTCGGTTGTTTTTGGTGCTGTCGGTAGCGCAGGTCGATTTCATCGATGAACGGGATGCGCTTGACGTTGGCTTTCAACTCGGCAATTTCTTCAATCAACGCTTTGATTTGGTCTTCGTGGCTGAACGCTGGATCCAGATCGTCGGGTGCCGTTTTCAGCTCCTGCAGTTGTGCCTCCAAGGCACGAATTTTCCGCTTGCGAGCACCACTTAAACCCAGACGCCGGGCGTGGGCACCCCGCAACGAGCGCACAACGTCCAGTTTTGCCGGAACGCCCTGGCTCGTAAACCCGGCCCGAACGAAACTGAAAGCTTCCGTATCTTTGAGTTTCTTGCGGGCGAGGTTTGGCAATTCCAGGTCATCGAACAGGAATTCCAGAAACTCCTCCTGAGTAATTTGGAATACGAACTCGTCCATGCCCTCCCCATCGGGGCTGGATTGCCCAGGACCCTGACCTTGGCCGGCACCGCCTTCGGGTTTGGCAATGGTGTCACCGGCTACCCATTCCTGGTTGCCGGGATGCACCGCGTCACGTCGCCCACCTGCGCCATGTCGGAAGGTGGGCTCCTGAATGTCTTTCGAGGGAATGCTGACCTTCTCTCCTCGTTCTACATCGGTGATGGAGCGGCGCTGCACAGCTTCTGAAACCGCTTTCTTGATGTGGTGTCGGTAGCGGCGCAGGAACCGTTCCCGGTTCACCGCGCTCTTGTTTTTACCGTTAAGTCGACGGTCGACTATGTGGGTCATGCCCATATTACTGCTCCCGCTGGCCGTTAATGGGACTTACGTACACGCAGATACCACTCGGCAAGCAAGCGGACCTGTTTCTCGGTGTACCCCCGATCGACCATGCGTTCGACAAATTGTTTGTGCTTGTTCTGATCCTCTTGGCTGGCTTTTGGGTTGAATGAAATAACCGGTAGTAAGTCTTCCGTGTTTGAGAACATTTTCTTCTCGATCACGCTGCGCAGCTTTTCATAACTGAGCCAGGACGGATTTTCGCCATGATTGTTGGCGCGAGCCCGCAGCACGAAATTGACCACTTCGTTGCGGAAATCTTTCGGGTTGCTGATACCCGCGGGTTTCTCGATTTTCTCCAGCTCGTCATTGATGGAAGAGCGGTCCAGAATGTCGCCGGTCTCCGGGTCGCGGAATTCCTGATCCTGAATCCAGAGATCTGCGTAGGTGACGTAGCGGTCGAACAGGTTCTGACCGTACTCGCTGTAGCTCTCCAAATAGGCTGTCTGGATTTCCTTGCCAATGAATTGGACATAATGCGGTGCCAGATATTCTTTGATGAAACGCAGGTATTTTTCCTGCGTTTCCGCCGCGTACTGCTCCTGCTCGATCTGTTTTTCAAGCACATAGAGTAGGTGAACCGGGTTGGCCGCGATTTCCGTGGTGTCGAAGTTGAAGACTTTCGACAGAATTTTGAAGGCAAAGCGGGTGGACAATCCATCCATACCTTCCATCACGCCGGCCGCATCTCGATATTCCTGAATGGATTTGGCTTTTGGGTCGGTGTCTTTGATGTTCTGGCCGTCGTACACCTTCATCTTGGAAAAAATACTCGAATTCTCAGGATCTTTGATGCGCGACAGCACCGAGAACTGAGCCAGCATGTCTAAGGTGTCCGGGGCGCAGGGTGCACCAGACAGAGAGCTGTTTTTCAACAACTTACGGTAGATCTCGATCTCTTCCGTGACCCGCACGCAGTAGGGCACTTTGACGATATATACCCGGTCGAGGAAGGCTTCGTTGTGCTTGTTATTGCGGAAGGTTTGCCACTCGGATTCGTTGGAGTGAGCCAATATCACGCCATCAAACGGGACCGATCCCATGCCTTCGGTGGTGTTGTAGTTGCCTTCCTGAGTGGCTGTCAGCAAAGGGTGGAGCACTTTGATCGGGGCTTTAAACATCTCCACAAATTCCAGCAGACCCTGGTTGGCTTTGCAGAGGCCGCCGCTGAAGCTGTAGGCATCCGGATCATCTTGCGAGAAGTCTTCCAGCATGCGGATGTTGACTTTGCCGACCAGTGCGGAAATGTCCTGGTTGTTGTCATCGCCCGGTTCGGTTTTCGAAACCGCGATCTGGTCGAGAATCGAGGGGTAGCGTTTCACGACCCGGAACTGACTGATATCGCCACCGTACTCGTGCAACCGCTTAACAGCCCATGGCGACATGATGCTTTTCAGGTATCGACTCGGAATACCGTATTCTTCTTCCAGAATCGGAGCGTCCTCGTCGGGGTTGAAAAGAGCCAGCGGGCTTTCGTTTACCGGTGAATCTTTGATGGCGTAGAAAGGCACTTTTTGCATGAGTGCTTTTAGTTTTTCGGCGAGGGAAGATTTGCCGCCACCGACCGGGCCCAGCAGGTAGAGAATCTGTTTCTTTTCTTCCAGCCCTTGGGCTGCATGGCGGAAAAACGACACGATGTTTTCCACGGCTTCTTCCATGCCATAGAACTCGTCGAATTCCGGGTAACGTTTGATGACTTTGTTGGAAAAAATACGTGAGAGGCGAGGGTCTCGGGAGGTGTCAATCAGTTCTGGCTCGCCGATCGCAATCAACATTCGCTCCGCGGCGGTGGCGTAGGATGTTGGATCGTTTTTGCAGATCTCCAGGTATTCCTCAAGAGAGAATTCTTCTTCCTGAGTTTGTGCATACCGGTCTTTGAAATGCTGCAGAATGCTCATAGATACCCTCGCTTACATTCGCTTGTTATGGACAGTTCTAACTCACGCAGTGTCTCCGCAGTGCCCCGGCAGTTGTGACCCGGGGCCGTGTGAATGATTGGGTGGTGTGTTTAATTTGAGCTTAGTTCAGACTCGTGAGGTTGGACAGGCCGAGTGCTGAATGGGTTCATTAAATTATTTTTTGATGAGTTTGAACACGCTTTCCGTCGCCCCCTTACTCAGTCCTTTTCGTTTGGCGAACGGGCTGTCGTGTGCCATATCTTGCTTGTGTATTTGGGTTATCGAATAGTCCTCAGAAAAGAGCTGATGCACTTCATCATCACTGACGCTGAAGGGAGGCCCTTTCATTTCGTTGTTGTCGTAGTCGAGGGTGATCAGCAAAATGGTCGTGTTATCCGGCGTGACCGCGGTTAGATGGTTTACGTAGTCTTTGCGCATTTCCGGGGGTAGCGCGATCAAGGCGGCTCTGTCGTAAACTAGGCGGATGTGCTTGAGATCTTGCGGCACCAACTGGAAAAAGTCACCGCACCAAAGTTGCAGGTTACCGTGGGTGAATGTGGTGAATGGTTCGCCGGGGCTCACCATCGCTTTTTCGCCAACTTCTTCGAAGAAGTCTTTGCATGCTACGTCGCTGAGCTCGACACCAATGATAGGATGGCCGCGGTCGTGCAGCCACCACATATCGTGGGCTTTACCGCACAGCGGAACAAACACCGCCTCGGTTCCTGAACCGGCCAGTTCTGGCCAGTGGTCGTGCAGGTATTGGTTGACGGTGCCTTCGTGAAAGCCAATTTGCTCTTTGGCCCAGCGTTCGTGCCAGAATTCGTGCTCCATAGTGCGCCTCCGGGATTGATCAATTTGTTTCAGTCTAGCTTAATCTGTTCATCACTTGAGACAGGAGAAAAGTATGAAAGCCGTTTTTCTGGACGCCAGAACCCTTGGGGATGATGTGGATTTATCGCCCATTGAGACGGTGACGGGCGGATTGACCTGCCACGAACGCACGGCACCGGAACAGATTCTGGGCCGCATCCGCGGGTTCGATACCGTGCTGGTGAATAAAGTGGTGTTGGGGCGCGAGCACTTTGAAGCCTGCCCGGATTTGAAAACCATCGCAGTGGTGGCGACGGGGCTGAACAATATTGATTTGCAGGCTGCAAAGGAGCACGGCATTGCCGTTCTCAACGTGACCAGCTACGGCCGCTCCACTGTGGCCCAGCACACCATGGCGTTGATTCTGGCGTTGGCAACTCGTTTGCTGGATTACAACCGGGATGCCCGAAACGGCACCTGGGCGCGCAGCGAAATGTTCTGCCTGATGGATCATCCGATCATGGAGCTGGAGGGCAAAACGCTGGGTATTTTGGGTTACGGAGATTTGGGGCAGGGCGTCGCTGAGCGGGCGAAAGCGTTTGGAATGGAGATCGTTCTGGGGTGCCGTCCCGGGCAGGAAGCCGGCAGTGTGGATGGCTATCCGCGCATTCCGTTGGACGAGTTGTTGGCGCAGGCCGACGTGTTATCGCTGCATTGTTTGCTAACCGAAGAAACTCGCAATTTGATTGGTGAGAGAGAGTTAGGGCTGATGAAGCCTACCGCGCTGCTGATCAACACCAGTCGGGGTGGTTTGGTTGATGAAAGTGCGTTGGCAAATGCGTTGAGGCAGGGACAGATTGCCGGGGCAGGATTCGATGTATTGACTGAAGAGCCTCCGCGCAACGGTAACCCGTTGCTGGCGGAGGATATTCCGAATCTGATCGTGACCCCCCACTCCGCTTGGGCCAGTCGAGAGGCCCGGCAGCGGATTGTGGGGATTACCGCGAAAAACCTCGAAACGGTTTAGAACTGGTAACCAACGCTGAAAGAAGCACCTACTTGGGTCATGCTCAGTTCAATCTCCTGACCAGGGCCCATCGGGTTATCTCCCCGGACGGTTTTACGCGGTGAGTAGAACGCCATGCCGGACATTTCCAAACTTTCGCTAAAGCGATGCGTGAAGCCGCCGGTGAAGTGCCACTCCTGAACGCCCGGGGCCAGAACGTTAAACAGCACTTCCTCGTCGGGGATTGGCTGTTCACCGTAGCTGACACCGGCACGCCAGGTTTGTGCCTGGTCTTGCTGCCACTGCCAGCCGAGTTTGACGATGGTCATGTCGTCCCAGCCGAAGCCGGCTCCTTCATCATCGCCCAAGCGGGCTTGCATCAGGTTCGGCATCATGGGGTTGCCAACACTGTTGATGTCGCTATAGCGGATGTGCTGCACATCTAGCAGAAGCCAGTGATCTTGAATGCCCGACCAGGCAATGCCGGCATTGAACATCTGAGGGATATCAAAATCGCCTTGTTCCGCAAACAAACCCTCGTACTGGTCGAACTCTTCCATTTCCAGAATGGTGCGCCAGCTTGCACCTGCACGAAGGGTTTCGGTTACTTGGCCCTGCCAGCCAATTTGGATGCCATAGCCCCAGGCGTCGTCTGTACCGTTGTCGGTTAGGGCATTAGGGTTGGACGAAAAGCCCGAGAAATTGCGTAAGCCTTCGGCTTTGAAACGCTGGTAGGCAATCAGCGGAGAAATGCCGAGAGCCTGGCCGTCCGAAAACTCCCACGACCAGGTCGGAGCAATGAAAACTTGTTCCAGATTAACCCCGGTTTTCCCTCCACCATAGGTGCCGCCATTGTCGCCGCTGTATTCGGTGTTCATGCCACCGTTGGCAAAAATGGACAGGCCCAAGCTATGGCCGTTGCCCAAAGCGCGATTGTAGCCAAAATGAGGGATAAAGAAGGCCTCGTTTTCACTGGAAACCGTGCCAGGCGCGAGATAAAAGGTCTGCGGCGTACTGGGCGCTCCACCTTCCACGGTATACTTCCGTCGAGGCGAGAAAACTTCTAGGCCACCGTCAATCCGGCTGCCCACAAACGCCATGCCGGCGGGGTTGGTTGCTGCTGCAATGCTGTCTTGCGAAAGCGCCGTTCCCGCTCCAGCCATGCCGGCATTGATGGTGCCGTATCCATGGCTCAAGTAACCGTTGGTTGCTGCTGCCGTGCCGGGCAGCAAAGAGGTGAGGGCAATAGTTGCCCACAAGCGGGAAGTGCGCATAGCAATAATCCTTTGTCGATACATCAGACGGATATTAAAGCGATCGTTTTTACGCGATTTTGGTTATAAGTGGAAGGAACGAATCTTGATAAGAATATTCGCAATACGCCCCAGGCGTGCAGAGGGGTGGCATTCAAAATGCGGAACAGCGGGTTGTTTACTGCCATCTGCCTGATAAGCTGTAGAAAAGACCAACAAAGTAGGATTCTACGTGGCGTCTACACAATTTAAGGAGCGGCTTCGGGCCGCAGAAGACTGGATTCTTTCTAACCCTAACCCACCGCAATCTTGGCCTTGGACATGGCTGTATAAGTCCGGTCGTTCATTGTACGCGTTAGTTCGGGATGTGGTCAGTGGCCAGCTCACGTTGCACTCCATGAGTTTGGTGTATACCTCGCTTTTGAGCATTGTGCCGTTGCTGGCGTTGAGTTTTTCTGTGCTGAAGGCGCTGGGCGTTCACCAGAAGATGGAGCCGTTTCTGTATCAGTTCTTTCAGCCGATGGGGCCGCAAGGGATTGAGATTGCAGAGCAGATTCTGGGGTTCGTAGATAACATCAAGGTTGGGGTTCTGGGGTCAGTGGGTCTGGCCATGCTGGTCTATACCGTGATTTCACTGGTCCAGAAGATCGAGCGGTCCTTTAATATGATCTGGCGTGTGCCGGATATGCGCTCTATGGCGCAGCGCTTCAGTAACTATCTGAGCGTGATCATGATTGGCCCGCTCCTGATGGTTTCCGCTGTTGGTGCAACTGCGACCTTGCTGTCGTCAGACGTGGCTCAAACATTGATGGCCATTGAGCCCTTCGGCTCGCTCATCGTTATTGCCACACGTTTCACGCCCTTCTTCCTGGTGGTGGCCGCCTTCACGTTTGTCTATATCTTCATTCCTAATACCCGGGTTAAGTTCCGGTATGCCTTTATAGCGGGTTTGCTGGCGGGTATTTCGTGGCAAGCAGGGGGCATGCTCTTTGCCTCCTTTGTGGCCGGTTCGGCCAAGTACGCGGCCATCTACTCCGGTTTTGCGGTCGGGATCATTTTGTTGATCTGGATCTACCTGAATTGGATGATTTTGTTGCTGGGTGCCAGCTTGGCGTTCTACATGCAGAATCCCGGCTCTGTGGCGAAAAAACGAAACGTTCAAATGGCTCCGGAGCTGCAAGAGCGAGTCGCCCTTGTGTTGATGTGGATGGTCGCGAAGCCCTTCAGTCAGGGCGAACCCGCGCCGCAGCAAGAAGCCCTGGAGCATGAGTTGCGGGTACCTGGCGAGGTCACGCGCCGCATCAGTGATAAGTTGATCAGGGCTGGTGTGTTAAGTCTGGCCGGGCGTAATGGCGATCAGTTGGTGCCCGGTCGCGCACTGGATCTGATCACGGTCGAGATGGTTTTGAAGGTGGTGCGCCGTGACGAAGACAGG is part of the Marinobacter sp. JH2 genome and encodes:
- a CDS encoding SpoVR family protein gives rise to the protein MNESIDRPNDTGGLEPKVGTLISTTSEWTFELIQKYDEAIAECAAEFGLDTYPNQIEVITAEQMMDAYSSVGMPVGYNHWSFGKQFLQTSKGYQRGQMGLAYEIVINSNPCIAYLMEENTLPMQALVVAHASYGHNSFFKGNYLFRTWTDANAIIDYLVFARNYVSECEERHGIDAVEEILDSCHALMNYGVDRYKRPSPISAEEEILRQTEREEYQQRRINDLWRTIPKAEEDDPIKRKPRFPSEPQENLLYFIEKNAPLLETWQRELVRIVRKLAQYFYPQRQTQVMNEGWASFWHYTLLHRLYAKGLVNDGFMLEFLQSHTSVVYQPPFNSPWYSGINPYTLGFSIYTDLRRMCENPTDEDREWFPDIAGSDWLETLHFAMRNFKDESFILQYLSPKVMRDLKLFAIEDDDNENHYTVTAIHDETGYRALREKLAGQYNLSYREPNIQVWNVDVRGDRSLTLRHIPVDHIPLDKHTDEVLRHVHRLWGFDVFLETVDNGKVQNTHRCPPQPADSD
- a CDS encoding wax ester/triacylglycerol synthase family O-acyltransferase; the protein is MARLNTLDASWLAVESEDTPMHVGNLQIFSLPEGAPDTYLRDMVLRMKGSHTVAAPWGDKLAWSGFLGRVIAPAWKKDKDIDLDYHVRHSALPRPGGERELGILVSRLHSNPLDFARPLWECHVIEGLENNRFALYTKMHHSMIDGISGVRLMQRVLTTDPDLRNMPPPWAVQPKKRRAHKGDREASVPGALSQAMDALKLQVDMAPQLWQAGNRLAKSALHPEDGLTAPFTGPVSILNHRVKGQRRLATQHYAVDRIKALAHASGGSLNDIVLYLCGTALRRFLLEQSSLPDTPLTAGIPVNIRPADDQGTGTQISFMIASLATHEADPLNRLQQIKESSRRAKEHLQKLPKTALTQYTMLLMSPYILQLMSGLGGRMRPVFNVTISNVPGPAETLYFEGAKLEATYPVSLIAHGGALNITCLSYAGTLNFGYTGCRDTLPSMQKIAVFTGEALDELEALILPPKRQKGRAGNKKQ
- a CDS encoding D-2-hydroxyacid dehydrogenase, translated to MKAVFLDARTLGDDVDLSPIETVTGGLTCHERTAPEQILGRIRGFDTVLVNKVVLGREHFEACPDLKTIAVVATGLNNIDLQAAKEHGIAVLNVTSYGRSTVAQHTMALILALATRLLDYNRDARNGTWARSEMFCLMDHPIMELEGKTLGILGYGDLGQGVAERAKAFGMEIVLGCRPGQEAGSVDGYPRIPLDELLAQADVLSLHCLLTEETRNLIGERELGLMKPTALLINTSRGGLVDESALANALRQGQIAGAGFDVLTEEPPRNGNPLLAEDIPNLIVTPHSAWASREARQRIVGITAKNLETV
- a CDS encoding YeaH/YhbH family protein → MTHIVDRRLNGKNKSAVNRERFLRRYRHHIKKAVSEAVQRRSITDVERGEKVSIPSKDIQEPTFRHGAGGRRDAVHPGNQEWVAGDTIAKPEGGAGQGQGPGQSSPDGEGMDEFVFQITQEEFLEFLFDDLELPNLARKKLKDTEAFSFVRAGFTSQGVPAKLDVVRSLRGAHARRLGLSGARKRKIRALEAQLQELKTAPDDLDPAFSHEDQIKALIEEIAELKANVKRIPFIDEIDLRYRQHQKQPKPATSAVMFCLMDVSGSMTQMHKDIAKRFFILLYMFLKKNYKKIDVVFIRHHTSAKEVTEEEFFYSRETGGTIVSSALKLMRKIIDDRYSPAEWNIYAAQASDGDNWNDDSPTCGKLLAEGILPQVQYYSYIEITPLDHQTLWYEYEKLMAEHPQSFAMQQIADPADIYPVFRKLFERKAA
- a CDS encoding outer membrane protein transport protein — encoded protein: MRTSRLWATIALTSLLPGTAAATNGYLSHGYGTINAGMAGAGTALSQDSIAAATNPAGMAFVGSRIDGGLEVFSPRRKYTVEGGAPSTPQTFYLAPGTVSSENEAFFIPHFGYNRALGNGHSLGLSIFANGGMNTEYSGDNGGTYGGGKTGVNLEQVFIAPTWSWEFSDGQALGISPLIAYQRFKAEGLRNFSGFSSNPNALTDNGTDDAWGYGIQIGWQGQVTETLRAGASWRTILEMEEFDQYEGLFAEQGDFDIPQMFNAGIAWSGIQDHWLLLDVQHIRYSDINSVGNPMMPNLMQARLGDDEGAGFGWDDMTIVKLGWQWQQDQAQTWRAGVSYGEQPIPDEEVLFNVLAPGVQEWHFTGGFTHRFSESLEMSGMAFYSPRKTVRGDNPMGPGQEIELSMTQVGASFSVGYQF
- a CDS encoding YihY/virulence factor BrkB family protein, with the protein product MASTQFKERLRAAEDWILSNPNPPQSWPWTWLYKSGRSLYALVRDVVSGQLTLHSMSLVYTSLLSIVPLLALSFSVLKALGVHQKMEPFLYQFFQPMGPQGIEIAEQILGFVDNIKVGVLGSVGLAMLVYTVISLVQKIERSFNMIWRVPDMRSMAQRFSNYLSVIMIGPLLMVSAVGATATLLSSDVAQTLMAIEPFGSLIVIATRFTPFFLVVAAFTFVYIFIPNTRVKFRYAFIAGLLAGISWQAGGMLFASFVAGSAKYAAIYSGFAVGIILLIWIYLNWMILLLGASLAFYMQNPGSVAKKRNVQMAPELQERVALVLMWMVAKPFSQGEPAPQQEALEHELRVPGEVTRRISDKLIRAGVLSLAGRNGDQLVPGRALDLITVEMVLKVVRRDEDRVVDRLPANALPAQLMDLSFGHDDVSFAELLGKGGDSETD
- a CDS encoding PrkA family serine protein kinase, which translates into the protein MSILQHFKDRYAQTQEEEFSLEEYLEICKNDPTSYATAAERMLIAIGEPELIDTSRDPRLSRIFSNKVIKRYPEFDEFYGMEEAVENIVSFFRHAAQGLEEKKQILYLLGPVGGGKSSLAEKLKALMQKVPFYAIKDSPVNESPLALFNPDEDAPILEEEYGIPSRYLKSIMSPWAVKRLHEYGGDISQFRVVKRYPSILDQIAVSKTEPGDDNNQDISALVGKVNIRMLEDFSQDDPDAYSFSGGLCKANQGLLEFVEMFKAPIKVLHPLLTATQEGNYNTTEGMGSVPFDGVILAHSNESEWQTFRNNKHNEAFLDRVYIVKVPYCVRVTEEIEIYRKLLKNSSLSGAPCAPDTLDMLAQFSVLSRIKDPENSSIFSKMKVYDGQNIKDTDPKAKSIQEYRDAAGVMEGMDGLSTRFAFKILSKVFNFDTTEIAANPVHLLYVLEKQIEQEQYAAETQEKYLRFIKEYLAPHYVQFIGKEIQTAYLESYSEYGQNLFDRYVTYADLWIQDQEFRDPETGDILDRSSINDELEKIEKPAGISNPKDFRNEVVNFVLRARANNHGENPSWLSYEKLRSVIEKKMFSNTEDLLPVISFNPKASQEDQNKHKQFVERMVDRGYTEKQVRLLAEWYLRVRKSH
- the tmpT gene encoding thiopurine S-methyltransferase translates to MEHEFWHERWAKEQIGFHEGTVNQYLHDHWPELAGSGTEAVFVPLCGKAHDMWWLHDRGHPIIGVELSDVACKDFFEEVGEKAMVSPGEPFTTFTHGNLQLWCGDFFQLVPQDLKHIRLVYDRAALIALPPEMRKDYVNHLTAVTPDNTTILLITLDYDNNEMKGPPFSVSDDEVHQLFSEDYSITQIHKQDMAHDSPFAKRKGLSKGATESVFKLIKK